The Tumebacillus sp. BK434 genome segment GCATGCGATTGAACCGGACCATGTCATTGCCGTGTCAACGATCGCATCGCAAAGCCAAAAGCTGTGGCGCGCTTCGCTGGCCGGGGTGTTCTGGGGCATTGGCCACACGGCGACCCTGTTTGTGGTCGGCCTGCTGCTCATGCTGATGAAAAATGAAATTCCGGAAACGCTGGCGATGACGCTGGAGTTTGCGGTCGGCATCATGCTCGTCTACCTCGGGCTGAACGCGGTGTTCCAATTCCGCAAGCGCAAGATTCACGCCCACTCGCACACCCACGGCGGCGTGGAACACAATCATTTTCATTCGCATGAACAGGTATCCGCTCATGAACATCCACATCCTCGCGTCTCCTATCTGAAATCGGTCTTTATCGGCTTTGTTCATGGTTTGGCTGGCAGTGCGGCCATGCTGCTGTTGACGCTGGAGACGGTGGACACCGTCTGGCAGGCGATGTCGTTCATTCTGGTCTTTGGCCTCGGCACGGTCTTGTCGATGCTGCTGTTCACGACGGCGATCTCCGTTCCGTTCCTGATGACGCAGGACAAACCGCGCTTCCACAGCGTGCTGATCCGCACGACCGGCGCGTTCTCCGCAGTCTTTGGCGTGTATTACATGTACGGCGTCGGAGTCACCGACGGACTGTTCAAACTCTGGTTCTCTTAAATAGCTTCAGTATCGACAAAAAAGCCATGATCTTTTCACAGATCATGGCTTTTCCCGTTGAAATCCGTGCCGCACCGCATAGGCGGCAAGCTGCACGCGGTTGTCGAGGCTTAATTTGTCGAGAATGTTCTTGATGTGGTTCTTGACGGTGTTTTCGGCGATCACCAGCCGCTCGGCGACTTGTTTGTTCGTGTCGCCGCCGGCGACGCAGGCCAGGATCTCCCGCTCGCGCCCGGTCAGGACGGCAGGCGAAGGCTCGTTCGGCGCTTTTTCCGATCGGAAGCTGTGCATCAAACGGCCGGCCATCTCGCGGGGGATCTCGCCGTTTTCATCGAGCAGGGTGTGCAGGTAGTGCATCCAGTCGTCCGGGTCGAGGTTCTTCAGCAGGTAGCCTTGGGCCCCGTATTGGATCGCCGTGAACAGGTCGGCCACATCGTCCGACACGGTCAGCATGACGATCTTGACGGCGCTGTTCGCCTTCTTGATCAGGCGGGTCGCTTCCAACCCGCTCAACTTCGGCATGTTGATGTCCATCAGCACGAGGTCGGGCGACAGTTCGGCGCAGAGCTCGACCGCCTCCTGCCCATTTTTTGCTTCTCCAATCAATTCGAACGGTTCCACGCCTTCGAGCAGCGTTCGCACGGCGTCGCGGGACAAGGGATGATCGTCAGCGATCAGCACGCGGCAGGTCATCGTCCCAGCCTCCCTTTGCATGAAGTAAACAGCAACTGCGTCCCGCCTGACGGGGTACCGGTGATGTCGAAATCGGCGCCGAGCTTCTGTGCCCGCTCCTGCATCATCGTCAGGCCATACCCTTGGCGCGCTTCCAGCGGAGCGGCGATCCCGCGCCCGTCATCGGTGATCGCCAGCTGCCAGCCGCCTGTCGCCGTCTCCTGCAGCGTCAAGTCGACCTGCTTCGCGCCGGAGTGCTTGCGAATGTTGGCAAACGCCTCTTGGATGATGCCGAACAGCTGCACCTGCTCCGTCGCGGTAAAACGGTCATCGGGCAGCCCCAGCCGCGGCGTGACGTCGATCCCGGTCAAGGTGGTGAAGTCGCCGAGCCACTTTTCCAGCCGCAGCCGCAGCGAACTGCCTTCTTCCGGCAAGGCGCGGAGGTTGAAGATCGCCTGGCGCACCTGCTGGTCGATGGTGGCGACGGCTGCGCTCGCTTCGTCGAGGCGGCCTTTTTTTAATTTCACGTTCAGGAAAAACAGGGTCTGGGCGATGCCGTCATGGAGCTCCTGCGCGAGGCGCTCCCGCTCCTCGTACACGGCGCGCTTGGCCTGTTCTTCGGCGAGGCGGGCGTTCATGCGCTCGAGCATGCGGAACATCCAGGTGGCGAAGAGAAACGATAAGATCAAGGTCAGGATCGTGATGTAAAGATTGCCTTCTTCCATCGTCATCACATCGAGCAGATAATCGTGCCGGATGTATTCGAAGCCGCCGATCAAAAAGGTCGGCAGCAGAATGCTGAACATCTTGAGCGTGCGGTACGTCATAGCAACCGTCCTTTTTGTCAGAATCGCTTCTAACGTACCACTCCCTTACGCATCTGGCAATGGTCCGCCTCAGCGCACCAGCACCGAATCGGCGCCGTGGTCCTGGAAGAGCTGTTCGACCATCTGGCGGTTGTCATCGGTCACTTCGGCGGTGAGCAGGATCTTGCCATGCGCCACTTGATCATGATAGTGCTGGGCGTTGGGCGGGGAGATGCCGATGTCGACCAGCGCCCCGACCATCCCTCCGCTCCACGAGCCGTAGAACGCACCGGCCAGTGGGCCGAGCGTGATCAGCAGGTTGCCTGCCGTCGGATAAAGGGCGGTGGCGAACCCGGCGGTGAGGCCGAGCACCGCCCCGATGCCGGTGCCGATCAAGGTGCCGTCGATGATGTTATCCGTCTCGACTTGCTGTTCCACATAGTCGGGCAGTTGGTCCGCTTTGGAGATCGCCGAGACTTTGTCCTGCGGGACATACGGGGACAGGGCGGAGATCGCCGCCCGTGCCGCTTCCTGCGTCTCAAACAGACCGAACACGTGCTGTGCCATCCCGTTCACCTCACTTTAAGCTTTTGATGTAGAGAAAGAGCGACTCGACCTGCTTGTCGTTCAGACCGAGGCTGGGCGGCGCCGGCATCCCTTTGTCGGGACGGCCGTTGTGCAGCACCTGCTTCAGACCGTCATCGCCCAGCCGCCCGGCCGCTCCGGCCAGACCGGGGCCGATCTTGCGCTCGGCGGTGATGTTGTGGCATGCCGCACAGGACGTGGCGAACGTGTCCGCCCCCGCCTCCACCGACGGCTCGGTGGACGGCGCCGCTTGCATCCGGTCATCGGTCGGCGCGGCGAACAAAGCGTAGTACAAGCCCCAAAAGGCGAGGGCGGCGTAGACGAACTTCAGGAATGTCGGGACTTTGGCATGTCCCATCTTGATATCGGAGACGACGTCGTAGTGGCCTTTGTCTTGGTGCGTCTCCACTTCTTCGTCGCTCATGAAGACTTGTGACTGCGGAGTTGGCGCCGGGGTCTGGGGCGACTGCTGTTCAGGGTCCTCCGCGAACTTGCCGGCGGAATCCTTCGTTTGATCGTTGGGATCGCGCGGGTCTGCCATGTGCGTGCCCCTCCTTTCTCAAGATCAATACTCGTCTTGTACGAACTCATCTTGCAGCATGCGGTATTTGATGCCTTCCACATCTTCGTACTGCCCGTCCCGATAGGACCACCAGATCATCAGTCCCGCCCCGCATGTCATGCACAGGCAGACGGCGATCAGCAGCCAGGCTGCAGTGTTCATCGTATCTTCCTCCTTCAGCGGCCTGCTCAGTCTTTGTTTTGCGGAGCGGGCTTCAAACTCAACAGGTAGGCGACCAGATCGTCACGATCTTGTTTGCTTAGAAACGTGTATTTCGGCATGATCGAGCCGGCCCCGCCGATCTTTTGCGGGTTGAGCAGATGGGCGTGCTGCCAGTCGGCCGAGTAGCGCTGGCCGACCCACATCAGGTCCGGCCCGGTGCGGATCGTGCCGGTGACGACCGGCTGGTCGTAGTAGTAGTCTCCGGGCAAGGAGACCGGGCCCAGCTTGGAGTCGGCGCGTACCGGGCGCACCTGCTGGGAATGGCAGTAGTTGCAACCTTCGCGGATGTAGACATGCCGGCCGCGCGCTTCCGCCGAATCGGTCGGGTAGTTTTTCAGCTTGGCGGTCTGGGTAGGGGTCGTGACCCCTTCATCAAAATAGGGGAGGACGAGGGTGCCGATCACCCCCATCATCACCAGCAGGGCAGCTCCGATCAGCAAAATGCCGGGATTTTTCTCAGCATCATTGGCCATGTGCGTACACCTCGTTTCCTTAGGATGTCTTCATGAAGATCTCGTCGTCCGCCGTCACGTGGCGGCCAGCTGTCACCGTCTTGAACACGTTCCAGACGAAGAAGACCTGACCGAGGAACATCATCGTCCCGCCGACAGCGCGCGAGATCAGGAAGATGTGCAGGGATTCCATCATTTCCACAAACGACGCGCCGAGCTGCTTGCCGTCCATCCACTCGAAGCCTTGGATGATGCCTGCCGTCCACATCGCGAAGGCGAAGATGACAAACCCGAGCACCGACAGCCAGTAGTGCCAGTTCATCAGTGCGCGCGAGTAGATGTGGCGGTAAGCCACGCGCGGCAGGATGTAATAAAAGGCGGAAAACTGGATCAGCGAGAAGCCGGCGAACAGCGGCATGTGTGCATGCCCGACCGTCCAATAGGTGAAGTGCAGGATCGCGTGCGGCCCCATCAGCGACTGGAACGGCCCTTGGATGCAGGCCAGCCCGTAGAACAGGGTGCCGGTCATCAGGAACTTCAGTGAAATGTTTTGCGAGACTTTGTACCAGACGCCCTTCATCGTCCCGACCACGTTGGCGAGCACCGACCAGACCGGGATCAGCAGCAAGAGCGACGGGATGATCCCCGCCTTCATCAGCCAGAACGGAATCGGCCCGTTGATCAGATGGTGCGGACCGTTCCACACGTAAAACGCGGCGATCGTCCAGAAGCCAATCAGGGACAGTTTGTGCGAGTAGATCGGGCGCTGGGTCAGCTTCGGCAGCAGGTAATACAAGGTGCCGACTCCGACGGGCGTGATCCACAGGCCGATGATATTGTGCATGTAAAAGTACTGATAGTTCATCTGTGCCGATCCCGGACCGGCCCAGCCGGCCGGGATGTTGCCGACGATGTAGACGATGGCGAGAAACATGACCGACGCGATCCAATACCAGAGCGAGACGTACAGCACCCGCTCCTTGCGGTGCACGGCCGTCATGAACAAGTTCCATAAGGTCAGCGCCACACAGATCACGACCCCGATGTCAAAGAGCAACGGCATCTCGCCGTACTCGACACCGGTCTGATAGCCGGCGAGGATCGAGCCGGCGCCCACGATGTAGTTGAGATTCCAGTACGCTGCGGTGAACAAACCAACTTTTTCGCTGTACAGTTGCGTTTTGCACAGCACCGGCACCCCGTAGAGCGTGATGCCGAAGAACATGGTGGTCATCCAGCCGATCACGGCGGTGTTGACGTGCACAGGACGCAGCCTGCCGTATTGGAAATACTCCTGGAAGAACCGCGAGCCGGTCAGAAAGTCGGGATTGACCGACTTCAGGGCGACAATCAACCCTAACACCATGCTGGCCAGCAAGTAAAACAGAGCGGTGTAGAAGAAAAATTTCACCGTCAGGCTGCCTTTGGGAAAAGGGGAAGCAGCGGTGAGGGAGGTGCTTTGTGCCATGGTTGAATCTCCTTTCACTTGCAGGTATGCCGTTAAATGGGTTCCTTTAAAATGTTCCCAATGGCGGTAGGAGTATGCATGGCTGGCATGAGGTGCAGCGGGGAGGCATAGTGTAGTACGGAGCAGTGGAGAGACGACCTGAAGGGGGAGAAGTTGATGATCTACGCGTCGCGGTTCCTGCGGCTCGTCAGCCCCTATCTGCGCGGCCCGGATGTGACTGCATTGCAGGAGCGGCTCGTGGAGCTCGGGTTGATGTACGACCCGCCGGACGGCGTGTACGGACCGATGACGCTCGACGCGGTGCGGCGCTTTCAAGAGCTGCAAGGCTTGCAGCAGGACGGCGTGGTCGGCCCGGAGACGTGGTCGGCGATCGGCATCAGCGAGCCGGGCGTGCAGTTAAACGCCGCGCAGGCAGGAGAGTACCGCATCCAGATCGACACGGAGCGCTTCGTGCTTTACCTATACAAATCGGCCCATCTCGTCAAAACGTACTCGGTCGGCGTCGGCACCATGACCATGCCGACACCGCTTGGCGATTGGAAGATCACCCAAAAGGCGCTCAATCCCGGCGGCCCGTTCGGCACGCGCTGGATGCGCCTGTCGATCCCGTTTGGCGGCTACGGCATCCACGGCACCGACAATCCGTATTCGATCGGCAAAGCCGTCTCGCACGGCTGTGTGCGGATGTACAACAAAGACGTGGATGAGCTCTATGAATTGGTCCCGATCGGCACGCTGGTCAAAATCACAGGCGAAGCGCAGACGTCCCGCATCCTGCGCATCGGCGTGCCCTATGGCAACGATGTGATCGAAGCGCAGCGCATGCTGCAGAGCCTCGGCTACTACAAAGGCGACCTCGACGGGCTGTACGGCCCGAATACGGCGGCTGCCGTGCGCTCCTTTCAGGCGGACAAAGACCTCGTCGTCGACGGTATCGTCGGTCCGAACACGCTGGAGAGCATCGTCCAGCACTACGACGAAGCGCTCGGCGTGCGCAATCCGTAAACAAAAAAAAGCACCCGACCTTATGGTCAGGTGCTTTCTTGTCGTGCGGCTGCCGCTTCGGCGATCTGCGCTTCCCGCTGCAACACGCGCAAAAACGCTTCCACCGCCGGCGGCCAGAACTGCGTGCCACATCCTTCGGCGAGGATGCTCGCCGCTTTGGCGACCGGCATGGCGCTGCGGTAGGCGCGGTTGCTCGTCATCGCGTCGAAAGCATCGGCGACGGATGTCAGCTTGGCGAACAGCGGGATCTCCGCCTCGGTCAAGCCGTGCGGATAGCCGCGCCCGTCGGGGCGCTCATGATGGGAGAGCACGATCTCCAGCATCTTCTCGCGCTCTTCGGCGTTCAGATCGTCGAGCGTCGCCCCGCGCAGGAGCTCTTCGCCGATCACCGGATGCTGTTTCATCACGTCATACTCTTCCTGGGTCAGCTTGCCCGGCTTGATCAGCACGCTGTCCGGGATGCCGATCTTGCCGATGTCATGGAGCAGCCCGCCAAGACGGATGATGTCGAGGTCTTTTTCGGACAGCCCCAGCTCCCGGCCGATCTGCACCGCATAGTGGGCGACGCGCTCCGAGTGGCCCGCCGTGTACGGGTCGCGCTTCTCCAGCGCCGACGCGAAGGCGAGCAGCACTTGCTGATTGGCTTTGGTGATCTGGGCGTTCAGCGCCTCGACTTCGAGGATCTTCTTCTGGACGGTCTGCGCCTGCAGGATGCCGACGGTGCGCCAGTAATAGAGTCCGATCAGCGCGCACATGATCGTGCCGTTCATCAGCAAGCTGAGCTGCCAGGTTGCTCCCAGCGTATCGATGTACGCCGCGCAGATGAAATACAGGCTCAAGTACAGCGAGTCGATCAGATTGAACTTGAGCAGCTGGCGTTTCCAGCCGCCGACGCGCAGCGACACGCGAAACAGCCAGGACGACATGGCGACGGTGACCAGCTGCGTGATGCAGAGCGTCAGAAACATCGCCGGAAAAATGCCCAGCGGATTGTCTAAGGAAAACACCGTTTCCGTTAAGAAATGGGATACCTCGTAGATCGTCACTGCCTGGGTGATAAACAAAAGTAAATTCTTCGGCTTGTACGGCAGGCCGTGTTTGTACAGTTCCAAAGAGTACAAAACCAGCAAAATCATCACCGAGAACAACAGCACCGGCCAGCCGCCAATCAAGGAGGCGGCGATCCAGCACAAAATGTGCCCGTCATCGCGGAAGTTGCCGTGATTCCCAACCGGAACATAGTAGTACATGTTGTAGGCAGCGTACGTTAAGATAGCAAAAAGCAGATATTCCAGCAACATTTGCAAGACCCCCCAATCGCTTGCATAAAACTCCATTCGATAACAGATTAAAAAATCCTGCAAACAAAACAGCCCCTTGATAAAAAAATCCAAATAATCAGCAAGGGGCCGTTAATGGTGATTTGTCAAAACAGAAGTGGAGTTCCATTAAGAACTCGGCGCACGGTGATTTCATTCTTCTCTTCGATGATCGCCCGGCGGGGGATCGGCTCAAAGCTGCCGGGCGGATCGATAAAGTGCGCGGGCAAAGGATCTGGCGATTCGCTCTGCCAGCGGGACAGCCAGGCGTCCGGCACGCGCTCCGGCAAAGGGTCGCCGTTTAGCTCCGCCCAGAGCATCGTCCACGCCCGCGGCACGACGCGCCAGATGTCATACCCGCCGCCGCCGACAGCGACGAGGCGCCCGTCGCACAGCTCTTCGGCCAGCATCCGCGTGACTTGCGGCATCTCGCGGTAGATGCGCGTCGTCGCCGAGAGATGGGTCAGCGGGTCGTAGTGGTGCGCGTCACAGCCGTTCTGGTGGATGATGATGTCGGGGGCGAACTTCTGCAACGTCGGGATGACGACGGAGCGCATGGCGTTCATCCACGAATCGTCTTCTGTGAACGCTTCCAGCGGCACGTTCAGCGAATAGCCGTAGCCGCGCCCTTCGCCGCGCTCGACGATCTCGCCGGTGCCGGGGTAGAGGTATTTGCCCGTCTCATGCAGGGAGAGCGTCAACACGTCCGGATCTTCATAGAAGATCCACTGCACGCCGTCGCCGTGGTGGGCATCGGTGTCGATGTACGCGACGCGGGCGCCGTACGTTTCGCGCAGATAGGCGATGGCGACGGCGATGTCGTTGTAGACGCAAAATCCGGACGCCTCCGCCCGCCGCGCATGATGCAGGCCGCCCGCCATGTTCAGCGCATGGCGAGCGGCGCCGGACATCACCAGTTCGGCTGCAACCAGCGTTCCGCCGGCGATCAGCGATGTGGCGTCGTGCATCCCGGTGAAGATTGGCGTATCCTCGGTGCCCAGACCCCAGCGGGCAAAATCGTCCGGGTCGGCATCGGCTGCCGATGCGGCGATCACCGCCTCCAGATAGCGCGGGTCATGCACGCGGGCCAGCTCCTCAAACGTCGCCGGGCGCGGCGTGACGATCTGGCCGGGATCGAGCAGATCCAGCGTGCGGATCAGATCGAGCGTCATCTCCAAGCGTTTCGGATTGAACGGATGGTCTTCCGTAAATTTATACCGGGTAAACGCGTCGCTGTACACAAACGCGCTGTTTCCGTTTCCAGCCATGCGCTACACCTCGCCGTCTGTCACCGCGCACGGGTGCATCTTGACGCGGTATCCGGCCGCTTCGATGTCTTGGATGAAGCCGCGCGGGTCCATCGTCCGAATCCGGAAGACGATCGTCTTGTAGCCTTCTTTTCCGCCGGGGAAGACCATCACGGCCGATGTGTTGATGCGCCGGGCGCGCAGCAGGTCGGAGATCTGGGCGAGCATGCCCGACTTGTCGGGCACTTCCACTTCGATCCGCGAGGTCGGAGCGTTGACCCCCATCATCTCGACTAAGGTGCGCAGCACGTCGCGCTCGGTGACGATGCCGACCAGCTTGTTTTGGCTGACGACCGGCAGGCAGCCGATGAAGTGCTTGTAAATCTGCGACGCGGCGTCTTCGGCAAAATCGAGCGGATGCGCCGTGATCACCTCGTTGACCATCAACTGCTCGACCCGCACGTCGCAGAGGATCGAGTTATCGCCCGCCTGGTCCAGACTGGACGGCGCGGCGGCGCGCAGGTCGCGGTCGGAGATCAGGCCGACGAGAAAGCCGTCCTTGACCACGGGCAGATGCCGCAAGCGGTGGCGGCGCGAGATGTCGAGCGCTTCCTGCAAGGTGTTGTCGGGCGCAAGAGTCACCACGTCACGAGTCATGATCTGTTCTACGAGCATGTTGTCATCTCCCTCGCTAGTACTCGCGAAATACTTGCTTAATAGAAGAAGCGGTTCTTGAAGCGAACCTCGTTGAATTTCTCGATCGCATCGAGATCGATGCGCGATCCGATGCGGGCCATCAGCATGTTCGCCGGATGGGAGGTGATCTCCGGGTCATCGGTCGCAAACATCTCCATCCCGACCGAACCCATGATCTTTTTCATCACTTCTTTATAATCCCAGACGCTCAGTCCGGTGGTTTCCAAATCCCAGTGCCAGTAATACTCGGTTGAGATCACAATATAATCATCCATCGCGTCGTCGCGAAACGAGATGTCGAGCAGCGCTTTGGCGACGCTTCTGCCCCGGTACGGTGCGGCGACTTCGATCGCGCCAAGCTCGATCAGATTGTCCATCTGCGCCTCCGCCCAGCGCTCCATCGGATCGGGGTAGAGGTAGGTGACATAGCCGGCGACGACCGAGCCATGCCGGGCGATGATGATTCGCCCTTCCGGCAGCCCGGCGATGCCGATCACCGCCTGCTTTTGTTTTTCCGGCACGCGAAAGGCGGACAGGCCCTCGTGAAACTCATAAGCGGCCAGCCGCTCCGGCTCGACCGGACCTTCGATGATCAGTTCGCCGCCCGCAGTGGCGACCGTCTTGCTGAAGTAAGTCTTGGGATGTTCCATGGAAGGATTCACCTCCGTTGATGTCTCCAATTATACAATAATTTTTTGTCGAAGCCGCACATACAATCTACATAGAATCTACTAGAAAGAGGAAAACTATTCGTTGTGGCACTTTGTTAACTTGTGCTACAATGTGTAGCAACAAGATGAATGCGAATTTCGAATATTTTGGAGACGAAGGAGGGATCGGAGGATGTCTGATGCACAACACCAAGAGCTGATCGACGTGATGACGACCGGCTACAACCTGCAAAACTATGAGGACGCCTACGCCGCTTTTGATTGGAAAGAAGTCGAGAAGGAGTTCAGCTGGTCCACGACCGGCAACGTCAACGCTGCTTATGAAGCGATCGACCGCCATGTGGAAAGCGGACGCGGCGACGACATCGCCCTCTATTACAGCGATCCGGTTCGCGATGAGTCTTATACATTCGCGCAAATGAAAGCGCTGTCCAACAAGTTCGGCAACGTGTTGAAAAAATACGGCGTGAAGCAAGGCGACCGCGTCTTTATCTTCATGCCGCGCTCCCCGGAACTGTATGCGGCGCTGCTGGGGGCGGTGAAGATCGGAGCGATCGTCGGTCCGCTGTTCGAAGCCTTTATGGAAGCGGCGGTGAAAGACCGCCTGGCAGATGCGGAAGCGGTGGCGATCATCACGACGCCGAAATTGAAAGACCGCGTGCCGGTTGCCGAGCTGCCGGCGCTGAAGCACGTGTTTTTGGTCGGAGCAGAAGGCGAGCTGGCGGCGCATGAAGTGGATTTCCAGCAGGAGATGGACGCGGCGTCCGATCAGCTGGAGATCGCGTGGGTCGACCGCGAAGACGGGCTGGTGCTGCACTATACGTCCGGTTCGACCGGCAAGCCAAAAGGCGTCCTGCATGTACATAACGCGATGATTCAGCACTTCCAGACTGCAAAGTGGGTCTTGGACTTAAAGCGCGGCGATATCTATTGGTGCACCGCCGACCCGGGCTGGGTGACCGGCACGGCATATGGCATCTGGGGTCCGTGGCTGCACGGCGTGACGAACGTCATCCGCGGCGGTCGCTTCTCGCCGGAAGACTGGTACAACACCCTGCAGCGCTACAACGTCTCGGTCTGGTATTCCGCTCCGACGGCGTTTCGCATGCTGATGGGCGCGGGCGATGATCTGGTGAAAAAATTTGACCTGTCCTCCGTCCGCCACATCCTGTCGGTCGGCGAACCGTTGAACGCAGAAGTGGTGCGCTGGGGTTTGAAAGTGTACGGCAAGCGCATCCACGACAACTGGTGGATGACTGAGACGGGCGGGCAGATGATCTCCAACTAC includes the following:
- a CDS encoding sulfite exporter TauE/SafE family protein gives rise to the protein MEIELISVLAFGFLLGMKHAIEPDHVIAVSTIASQSQKLWRASLAGVFWGIGHTATLFVVGLLLMLMKNEIPETLAMTLEFAVGIMLVYLGLNAVFQFRKRKIHAHSHTHGGVEHNHFHSHEQVSAHEHPHPRVSYLKSVFIGFVHGLAGSAAMLLLTLETVDTVWQAMSFILVFGLGTVLSMLLFTTAISVPFLMTQDKPRFHSVLIRTTGAFSAVFGVYYMYGVGVTDGLFKLWFS
- a CDS encoding response regulator transcription factor, with translation MTCRVLIADDHPLSRDAVRTLLEGVEPFELIGEAKNGQEAVELCAELSPDLVLMDINMPKLSGLEATRLIKKANSAVKIVMLTVSDDVADLFTAIQYGAQGYLLKNLDPDDWMHYLHTLLDENGEIPREMAGRLMHSFRSEKAPNEPSPAVLTGREREILACVAGGDTNKQVAERLVIAENTVKNHIKNILDKLSLDNRVQLAAYAVRHGFQREKP
- a CDS encoding sensor histidine kinase translates to MTYRTLKMFSILLPTFLIGGFEYIRHDYLLDVMTMEEGNLYITILTLILSFLFATWMFRMLERMNARLAEEQAKRAVYEERERLAQELHDGIAQTLFFLNVKLKKGRLDEASAAVATIDQQVRQAIFNLRALPEEGSSLRLRLEKWLGDFTTLTGIDVTPRLGLPDDRFTATEQVQLFGIIQEAFANIRKHSGAKQVDLTLQETATGGWQLAITDDGRGIAAPLEARQGYGLTMMQERAQKLGADFDITGTPSGGTQLLFTSCKGRLGR
- a CDS encoding DUF1269 domain-containing protein encodes the protein MAQHVFGLFETQEAARAAISALSPYVPQDKVSAISKADQLPDYVEQQVETDNIIDGTLIGTGIGAVLGLTAGFATALYPTAGNLLITLGPLAGAFYGSWSGGMVGALVDIGISPPNAQHYHDQVAHGKILLTAEVTDDNRQMVEQLFQDHGADSVLVR
- a CDS encoding cytochrome c, which encodes MADPRDPNDQTKDSAGKFAEDPEQQSPQTPAPTPQSQVFMSDEEVETHQDKGHYDVVSDIKMGHAKVPTFLKFVYAALAFWGLYYALFAAPTDDRMQAAPSTEPSVEAGADTFATSCAACHNITAERKIGPGLAGAAGRLGDDGLKQVLHNGRPDKGMPAPPSLGLNDKQVESLFLYIKSLK
- the ccoS gene encoding cbb3-type cytochrome oxidase assembly protein CcoS, which translates into the protein MNTAAWLLIAVCLCMTCGAGLMIWWSYRDGQYEDVEGIKYRMLQDEFVQDEY
- a CDS encoding cbb3-type cytochrome c oxidase subunit II; the encoded protein is MANDAEKNPGILLIGAALLVMMGVIGTLVLPYFDEGVTTPTQTAKLKNYPTDSAEARGRHVYIREGCNYCHSQQVRPVRADSKLGPVSLPGDYYYDQPVVTGTIRTGPDLMWVGQRYSADWQHAHLLNPQKIGGAGSIMPKYTFLSKQDRDDLVAYLLSLKPAPQNKD
- a CDS encoding cbb3-type cytochrome c oxidase subunit I, which encodes MAQSTSLTAASPFPKGSLTVKFFFYTALFYLLASMVLGLIVALKSVNPDFLTGSRFFQEYFQYGRLRPVHVNTAVIGWMTTMFFGITLYGVPVLCKTQLYSEKVGLFTAAYWNLNYIVGAGSILAGYQTGVEYGEMPLLFDIGVVICVALTLWNLFMTAVHRKERVLYVSLWYWIASVMFLAIVYIVGNIPAGWAGPGSAQMNYQYFYMHNIIGLWITPVGVGTLYYLLPKLTQRPIYSHKLSLIGFWTIAAFYVWNGPHHLINGPIPFWLMKAGIIPSLLLLIPVWSVLANVVGTMKGVWYKVSQNISLKFLMTGTLFYGLACIQGPFQSLMGPHAILHFTYWTVGHAHMPLFAGFSLIQFSAFYYILPRVAYRHIYSRALMNWHYWLSVLGFVIFAFAMWTAGIIQGFEWMDGKQLGASFVEMMESLHIFLISRAVGGTMMFLGQVFFVWNVFKTVTAGRHVTADDEIFMKTS
- a CDS encoding peptidoglycan-binding protein; translated protein: MIYASRFLRLVSPYLRGPDVTALQERLVELGLMYDPPDGVYGPMTLDAVRRFQELQGLQQDGVVGPETWSAIGISEPGVQLNAAQAGEYRIQIDTERFVLYLYKSAHLVKTYSVGVGTMTMPTPLGDWKITQKALNPGGPFGTRWMRLSIPFGGYGIHGTDNPYSIGKAVSHGCVRMYNKDVDELYELVPIGTLVKITGEAQTSRILRIGVPYGNDVIEAQRMLQSLGYYKGDLDGLYGPNTAAAVRSFQADKDLVVDGIVGPNTLESIVQHYDEALGVRNP
- a CDS encoding HD-GYP domain-containing protein, which produces MLLEYLLFAILTYAAYNMYYYVPVGNHGNFRDDGHILCWIAASLIGGWPVLLFSVMILLVLYSLELYKHGLPYKPKNLLLFITQAVTIYEVSHFLTETVFSLDNPLGIFPAMFLTLCITQLVTVAMSSWLFRVSLRVGGWKRQLLKFNLIDSLYLSLYFICAAYIDTLGATWQLSLLMNGTIMCALIGLYYWRTVGILQAQTVQKKILEVEALNAQITKANQQVLLAFASALEKRDPYTAGHSERVAHYAVQIGRELGLSEKDLDIIRLGGLLHDIGKIGIPDSVLIKPGKLTQEEYDVMKQHPVIGEELLRGATLDDLNAEEREKMLEIVLSHHERPDGRGYPHGLTEAEIPLFAKLTSVADAFDAMTSNRAYRSAMPVAKAASILAEGCGTQFWPPAVEAFLRVLQREAQIAEAAAARQEST
- a CDS encoding acetoin utilization protein AcuC, which encodes MAGNGNSAFVYSDAFTRYKFTEDHPFNPKRLEMTLDLIRTLDLLDPGQIVTPRPATFEELARVHDPRYLEAVIAASAADADPDDFARWGLGTEDTPIFTGMHDATSLIAGGTLVAAELVMSGAARHALNMAGGLHHARRAEASGFCVYNDIAVAIAYLRETYGARVAYIDTDAHHGDGVQWIFYEDPDVLTLSLHETGKYLYPGTGEIVERGEGRGYGYSLNVPLEAFTEDDSWMNAMRSVVIPTLQKFAPDIIIHQNGCDAHHYDPLTHLSATTRIYREMPQVTRMLAEELCDGRLVAVGGGGYDIWRVVPRAWTMLWAELNGDPLPERVPDAWLSRWQSESPDPLPAHFIDPPGSFEPIPRRAIIEEKNEITVRRVLNGTPLLF
- a CDS encoding CBS and ACT domain-containing protein, with amino-acid sequence MLVEQIMTRDVVTLAPDNTLQEALDISRRHRLRHLPVVKDGFLVGLISDRDLRAAAPSSLDQAGDNSILCDVRVEQLMVNEVITAHPLDFAEDAASQIYKHFIGCLPVVSQNKLVGIVTERDVLRTLVEMMGVNAPTSRIEVEVPDKSGMLAQISDLLRARRINTSAVMVFPGGKEGYKTIVFRIRTMDPRGFIQDIEAAGYRVKMHPCAVTDGEV
- a CDS encoding GNAT family N-acetyltransferase; this translates as MEHPKTYFSKTVATAGGELIIEGPVEPERLAAYEFHEGLSAFRVPEKQKQAVIGIAGLPEGRIIIARHGSVVAGYVTYLYPDPMERWAEAQMDNLIELGAIEVAAPYRGRSVAKALLDISFRDDAMDDYIVISTEYYWHWDLETTGLSVWDYKEVMKKIMGSVGMEMFATDDPEITSHPANMLMARIGSRIDLDAIEKFNEVRFKNRFFY